From the Natronococcus sp. AD-5 genome, one window contains:
- a CDS encoding IclR family transcriptional regulator, whose product MNSAKHPIQAVQRTLDIVDVLKAQREARVTDIADELDLSKGTIHCHLATLEQNGYVVKNGQRYALGLQFIDLAHHAKDRVDIYDITRAEVDALAAESGEMALFTVEEHGEGICLYKAEGDNAVQTELYVGYRNELYHTAVGKALLAFMPEERREDIIRGTDFEQITPKTITDPNELREQLAEIRERGIAYNHEESIQGLVGIGAPIRDQDGTLYGAVSLIGPVSRMENDRLTEEFPELIRRAVNIIEVNITSL is encoded by the coding sequence ATGAACTCGGCAAAACACCCCATACAAGCGGTCCAACGCACGCTCGACATCGTCGACGTGCTCAAAGCACAGCGGGAGGCTCGCGTGACCGACATCGCCGACGAACTGGACCTCTCGAAGGGGACGATCCACTGTCACCTGGCGACGCTCGAGCAGAACGGATACGTCGTCAAAAACGGACAACGGTACGCGCTCGGGCTCCAGTTTATCGATCTCGCCCACCACGCAAAAGATCGCGTCGACATCTACGATATCACGCGGGCCGAAGTCGACGCGCTCGCGGCCGAGTCGGGCGAGATGGCGCTGTTCACCGTCGAGGAACACGGGGAGGGCATCTGCCTCTACAAAGCCGAAGGCGACAACGCCGTACAGACGGAACTGTACGTCGGCTACCGAAACGAACTGTATCACACCGCCGTGGGGAAGGCGCTCCTTGCATTCATGCCGGAGGAGCGCCGAGAGGATATCATTCGGGGGACCGACTTCGAGCAGATCACGCCGAAGACGATCACGGATCCGAACGAGCTCCGAGAGCAGCTGGCCGAGATTCGCGAGCGCGGTATCGCGTACAACCACGAGGAGTCGATTCAGGGACTTGTCGGCATCGGGGCGCCGATCCGGGATCAGGACGGGACGCTCTACGGAGCCGTGTCGCTCATCGGTCCGGTGAGCCGAATGGAGAACGACCGACTCACGGAGGAGTTTCCGGAGCTGATCCGCCGAGCGGTCAATATTATCGAGGTGAACATCACCTCGCTGTAG
- a CDS encoding PIG-L deacetylase family protein: MSIVAIVAHPDDADIFCGGTLAKHADRGDDVTIVHMTRGELGTADGDEAEIAAVREEEARRSGDELGATVEFLDFLDGRVTYSMENRLEIVETIRRHDPELVLTHYRDDMHPDHRVTSRLVTDAYYMTSLPLVETASPPCDPSNVYYFGKPTSSFEPETFVDVSEHVERKLRAVEAHESQVAWLDDHGGIDGEFDDLVENVRARARSLGQRAGVPFAEGFTSLHTTSVAYLE; the protein is encoded by the coding sequence ATGTCCATCGTAGCGATAGTTGCGCATCCGGACGACGCCGACATCTTTTGCGGCGGAACGCTGGCCAAGCACGCCGATCGCGGAGACGACGTCACGATCGTTCACATGACGCGCGGCGAGCTCGGGACGGCGGACGGCGACGAAGCGGAAATCGCCGCCGTCCGAGAGGAGGAGGCGCGCCGCTCGGGCGACGAACTCGGCGCGACGGTCGAGTTTCTCGACTTTCTCGACGGTCGGGTGACGTACTCGATGGAGAACCGACTCGAAATAGTGGAGACGATCCGCAGACACGACCCGGAACTGGTTCTAACGCACTACCGGGACGACATGCACCCGGATCACCGCGTCACGTCGCGGCTGGTTACGGACGCGTACTACATGACGTCGCTGCCGCTCGTCGAAACGGCGTCACCGCCGTGTGATCCGTCGAACGTCTACTACTTTGGCAAGCCGACGTCGTCGTTCGAACCGGAAACGTTCGTGGACGTCTCCGAACACGTCGAGCGGAAACTGCGGGCGGTCGAGGCCCACGAATCACAGGTTGCGTGGCTGGACGATCACGGCGGCATCGACGGCGAGTTCGACGATCTCGTCGAGAACGTGCGCGCCAGGGCGCGATCGCTCGGTCAGCGGGCCGGGGTCCCGTTCGCGGAAGGGTTTACGTCGCTGCACACGACGTCGGTCGCGTATCTCGAGTGA
- a CDS encoding universal stress protein yields the protein MSDRILVGYDGSSPADSALEFAFEKFPDADVTALHVIQIPEGYWPAFEGPEVRPPVTEKAREHADDVLHTAREIAAEHDRELDTDVVAGQPDNRIVERAEDEGFDVIVVGSHGREGMSRILLGSVAENVVQRSPTPVIVVR from the coding sequence ATGAGCGACCGAATTCTCGTCGGATACGACGGCTCATCTCCCGCGGACAGCGCGCTCGAGTTCGCGTTCGAGAAATTTCCCGACGCCGACGTCACCGCCCTCCACGTGATCCAGATCCCGGAGGGATACTGGCCCGCGTTCGAGGGCCCGGAGGTGCGACCGCCCGTTACCGAGAAGGCCCGCGAACACGCGGACGACGTCCTCCACACCGCGCGGGAGATCGCGGCCGAACACGATCGCGAACTCGACACCGACGTCGTTGCGGGACAGCCGGATAACCGCATCGTGGAGCGAGCGGAAGACGAAGGATTCGACGTGATCGTCGTCGGAAGCCACGGCCGAGAGGGGATGTCACGAATACTACTCGGGAGCGTCGCGGAGAACGTCGTCCAGCGGTCACCGACGCCGGTTATCGTCGTCCGGTAA
- a CDS encoding pyridoxamine 5'-phosphate oxidase family protein has translation MQGLRWLQMSEREIHEFLGQGGTGVISFATGADTPPVSIPVSYGYNEDVEAFYFRLSIPPDSRKEELVERKVSFVTYDETDDGWQSVVATGQLEEVRDAPYASSTVQGMWGIDIPKVDIFERPREQMTFRDFQLAPERVTGRKEAQSQS, from the coding sequence ATGCAAGGCCTACGCTGGCTCCAGATGAGCGAGCGGGAGATACACGAGTTTCTCGGACAGGGCGGAACGGGCGTCATCTCGTTCGCGACGGGGGCGGACACCCCACCGGTCTCGATACCGGTGTCCTACGGGTACAACGAAGACGTCGAGGCGTTCTATTTCCGCCTCTCCATCCCACCGGACAGCAGGAAAGAGGAACTCGTCGAGCGGAAGGTCTCGTTCGTCACGTACGACGAGACAGACGACGGATGGCAGAGCGTGGTCGCAACGGGACAACTCGAGGAGGTCAGAGATGCGCCGTACGCATCCAGCACCGTCCAGGGGATGTGGGGAATCGATATCCCCAAGGTCGACATCTTCGAGCGGCCTCGAGAACAGATGACGTTTCGAGACTTTCAGCTGGCTCCCGAGAGGGTGACGGGACGAAAGGAAGCCCAGTCGCAATCGTAG
- a CDS encoding CBS domain-containing protein, whose protein sequence is MPIENLARRDVITASPDESVHELATTMREEDVGSIVITDGETPVGIVTDRDLTMQVLAEQADPGEMAAEDVMSEELRTIQRDAGFYEATELMSRYGIRRVPVTDADDQLTGIITADDLSELLADEQQELADVVRAQRPPY, encoded by the coding sequence ATGCCTATCGAAAACCTCGCCCGACGCGACGTCATCACGGCCTCGCCCGACGAATCGGTTCACGAACTCGCGACGACGATGCGGGAGGAGGACGTCGGTAGCATCGTGATCACCGACGGAGAAACGCCGGTTGGAATCGTCACCGATCGCGATCTGACGATGCAGGTGCTCGCTGAGCAGGCCGATCCCGGGGAAATGGCTGCAGAGGACGTGATGTCGGAGGAACTGCGGACGATTCAACGCGACGCCGGCTTTTACGAGGCGACCGAACTGATGAGCAGATACGGTATCCGACGCGTTCCCGTGACGGACGCCGACGATCAGTTGACCGGGATCATCACGGCCGATGACCTGAGCGAATTACTCGCCGACGAACAGCAGGAGCTGGCGGACGTCGTTCGGGCGCAGCGGCCACCGTACTGA
- a CDS encoding DUF5786 family protein, giving the protein MSMGTYDAEEFERREKMISSVETESDDRRIDFEGRVEYTGDDSIEELLSRLKELREERD; this is encoded by the coding sequence ATGTCGATGGGAACGTACGATGCGGAGGAGTTCGAGCGCCGCGAGAAGATGATCAGTTCCGTCGAGACCGAGTCGGACGATCGACGGATCGATTTCGAGGGCCGCGTCGAGTACACCGGCGACGACTCGATCGAGGAACTGCTCTCGCGGTTGAAGGAACTGCGAGAGGAGCGCGACTGA
- a CDS encoding CBS domain-containing protein, giving the protein MFKSFRIGSLFGIPVKLDVTFLLILPVFAWIIAVQIADIVPMLNAALGTSIAAEPLTTGSTPWLLGTAAAIGLFASVLLHEFGHSLVAIRYGFPIDSITLWLLGGVAQLSDQPTNWRQELAIAIAGPIVSVGLGVAFYALVLVLPAALETVQFVFAYLAVINVVLAAFNMLPGFPMDGGRVLRAILGRNRPFTVATAQAARVGKAFALLLGLFGLLAFNIVLIAIAFFIYIAATGEARQTALQAAVEGITIEDVMTPADELDTVSPEITVTELLDEMMQHRHTGFPVVEAGSIVGVVTLEDARTVSPSERDSTPVREVMTTDLETLSRDDDAWEALTSLQRNEIGRLIVLDERERLAGLVTRTDVITALSIGSVRSVQGRAGVPEPADRPEETMQPAEGPRW; this is encoded by the coding sequence ATGTTCAAGAGCTTCCGAATCGGCTCCCTCTTCGGGATTCCGGTCAAGCTAGACGTCACGTTTCTGTTGATCTTGCCGGTGTTCGCGTGGATCATCGCGGTTCAGATCGCGGATATCGTGCCGATGCTTAACGCGGCGCTCGGGACGAGCATCGCGGCCGAACCACTCACGACCGGATCGACGCCGTGGCTGCTCGGAACGGCCGCCGCGATCGGGCTCTTCGCGAGCGTCCTGCTCCACGAGTTCGGCCACTCGCTCGTCGCGATCCGGTACGGCTTTCCGATCGACTCGATCACGCTCTGGCTGCTCGGCGGCGTCGCGCAGCTCTCTGACCAGCCGACGAACTGGCGGCAGGAACTGGCGATCGCGATCGCCGGCCCCATCGTCAGCGTCGGCCTCGGGGTGGCGTTCTACGCGCTCGTGCTCGTGCTTCCAGCGGCTCTCGAGACGGTACAGTTCGTCTTCGCGTACCTCGCGGTCATCAACGTCGTCCTCGCGGCCTTCAACATGCTGCCGGGCTTCCCGATGGACGGCGGCCGCGTTCTTCGCGCGATCCTGGGGCGCAATCGGCCGTTCACCGTCGCAACCGCCCAGGCTGCGCGGGTGGGCAAAGCGTTCGCCCTCTTGCTCGGCCTGTTCGGCCTCCTCGCGTTCAACATCGTTCTGATCGCCATCGCGTTTTTCATCTACATCGCAGCGACCGGGGAAGCGCGCCAGACTGCGCTCCAGGCAGCCGTCGAAGGGATCACGATCGAGGACGTGATGACGCCCGCCGACGAACTCGACACCGTCTCGCCGGAGATTACGGTAACCGAACTGCTCGACGAGATGATGCAGCACCGCCACACCGGCTTTCCCGTCGTCGAAGCCGGTTCGATCGTCGGCGTCGTCACGCTCGAGGACGCTCGCACCGTCTCCCCGTCCGAACGCGACTCGACGCCGGTTCGCGAGGTGATGACGACGGATCTCGAGACGCTCTCGCGGGACGACGACGCCTGGGAGGCGCTCACGTCGTTGCAGCGCAACGAGATCGGGCGTCTGATCGTCCTCGACGAACGCGAGCGGCTCGCGGGGCTCGTCACGCGGACGGACGTGATCACTGCGCTCAGCATCGGATCCGTCCGCTCGGTGCAGGGGCGGGCCGGTGTTCCGGAACCCGCCGACCGACCAGAGGAGACGATGCAGCCGGCCGAGGGGCCGCGCTGGTAG
- a CDS encoding FAD-binding and (Fe-S)-binding domain-containing protein — protein MAVEKPHGDLDNYEELRDELGYDYDDVGEYVDLAADLRSVVDGEVRFDEYAQVLYATDGSIYKARPAGVVLPRDIEDVQTTVRVASEHGVPIIARGSGSSLGGQAVGPGCVVLDMTTYMDDILEIDADRKRARVQPGVVQDHFDERAAEYGLKFAPDPASSNRATIGGGIGNNSTGAHSVRYGITDAYTEELKVVLEDGSLVHTREVVLDSDEWDAIVSKDDREAEIYRTVRRLVEENEDEIERRYPKLKRNVSGYNLNKVVYENDAGETVINLSKLLVGAESTLGVVVEAEISLVTLPEETALVLYCFDDLLDALEAVPEALEFDPSAVELMDNEVFRLARESEQFSRYEEPIPDGTEAALMLEFDSELHDDFEEQIGRTNAHFVENGDAFETLEAYTDEDQTKLWKLRKAAIPLLMSLEGDPKPYPFIEDATVPPEELAEYVEKFIDVLEDHDTSAAYFAHAGSGTLHIRPILNLKDDAGIQTMQSITDDVTDLVLEHEGSFSGEHGDGLARTAFNPKMYGDDLWKAFKAVKSAFDPEWWMNPGKVVYTDEEPTDMRDNLRYGASYASIEHQTKLDFSDEGGFTHLVELCNGCGTCRQTDDVMCPTYRGMKDEIATTRGRANMLRAAISDDLPEDEMYSERFQEEVLDLCVGCKGCKSDCPTGVDLAKLKAETKYQYHEREGIGLRERLFGNIDTLSKVGSRLAPLSNVGQKLPGSRLVMETVAGIAPERELPSFRRESLQDWFANRGPRVDPADADRKVVLFPDTYTNYSYPRPGKAAVRVLESAGVHVEIPADTGPSGRAAYSVGMLDTAEERARANVERFDEYLDDGYEIVTIEPSDAVMFQDEYLDLVPSATAERVAVHSYGIAEYMDVHRLVEQLPLEETDETLAYHGHCHQKSTGKDHHAVGVLRRAGYAVDPIESTCCGMAGSFGYEAEHYDLSKSIGERLYEKLERSDGNPVASGASCRSQIGDEYDETPPHPIEKIEERLPRS, from the coding sequence ATGGCTGTTGAAAAGCCGCACGGTGATTTGGACAACTACGAGGAGCTTCGCGATGAACTCGGCTACGACTACGACGACGTCGGCGAGTACGTCGATCTGGCTGCTGATCTTCGGTCGGTCGTCGACGGCGAGGTGCGTTTCGATGAGTACGCGCAGGTTCTGTACGCGACCGACGGGAGTATTTACAAGGCTCGGCCGGCGGGGGTAGTGCTCCCGCGAGACATCGAGGACGTGCAGACCACCGTCCGCGTCGCGTCCGAACACGGCGTCCCGATCATCGCCCGCGGGTCGGGTTCTTCTCTGGGCGGACAGGCGGTGGGACCGGGCTGCGTCGTGCTCGACATGACGACCTATATGGACGACATTCTGGAGATCGACGCCGACCGAAAGCGAGCGCGAGTCCAGCCCGGCGTCGTTCAGGACCACTTCGACGAGCGAGCCGCGGAGTACGGTCTCAAGTTCGCTCCGGACCCCGCCTCGTCGAACCGGGCGACGATCGGCGGCGGGATCGGCAACAATTCGACCGGCGCCCACTCCGTCCGTTACGGGATCACCGACGCGTACACCGAGGAGCTGAAAGTCGTCCTCGAGGACGGCTCGCTCGTTCACACTCGCGAGGTCGTGCTCGACTCCGACGAGTGGGACGCGATCGTCTCGAAGGACGACCGCGAGGCCGAGATCTACCGAACCGTTCGACGACTCGTCGAGGAGAACGAGGACGAGATCGAACGCAGGTACCCGAAACTCAAGCGCAACGTCTCCGGCTACAACCTCAACAAGGTCGTTTACGAGAACGACGCCGGCGAGACGGTCATCAACCTCTCGAAGCTCCTCGTCGGCGCGGAATCGACGCTCGGCGTGGTCGTCGAAGCCGAGATCAGCCTCGTGACCCTGCCCGAAGAGACGGCTCTCGTCCTCTACTGCTTCGACGACCTCCTCGACGCTCTCGAGGCGGTGCCCGAGGCGCTCGAGTTCGACCCGAGCGCCGTCGAGCTGATGGACAACGAGGTGTTCCGACTCGCCCGCGAGTCCGAACAGTTCTCGCGATACGAGGAGCCGATCCCCGACGGCACCGAGGCGGCGCTGATGCTCGAGTTCGATTCTGAGCTCCACGACGACTTCGAAGAGCAGATCGGGCGGACGAACGCGCACTTCGTCGAAAACGGCGACGCCTTCGAGACGCTCGAGGCCTACACCGACGAGGATCAGACGAAACTCTGGAAGCTCCGGAAGGCGGCCATTCCGCTGCTGATGAGCCTCGAAGGCGATCCGAAGCCATACCCGTTCATCGAGGACGCGACGGTTCCGCCCGAGGAGCTCGCGGAGTACGTCGAGAAGTTCATTGACGTCCTCGAGGATCACGACACCTCGGCGGCGTACTTCGCTCACGCGGGGAGCGGCACCTTGCATATCCGGCCGATCCTCAACCTCAAGGACGACGCCGGTATCCAGACGATGCAGTCGATCACCGACGACGTGACCGACCTCGTCCTCGAGCACGAGGGGTCGTTCTCGGGCGAGCACGGCGACGGTCTCGCCCGCACCGCGTTCAATCCGAAGATGTACGGTGACGACCTCTGGAAGGCGTTCAAGGCGGTCAAGTCCGCCTTCGACCCGGAGTGGTGGATGAATCCCGGGAAGGTCGTTTACACCGACGAGGAGCCGACCGACATGCGGGACAACCTGCGGTACGGGGCGTCGTACGCGTCGATCGAACACCAGACGAAGCTCGATTTCTCCGACGAGGGCGGCTTCACACACCTCGTGGAGCTGTGTAACGGCTGTGGGACCTGCCGGCAGACGGACGACGTGATGTGTCCGACGTACCGCGGAATGAAAGATGAAATCGCGACGACCCGCGGCCGAGCGAACATGCTCCGGGCGGCGATCTCCGACGATCTCCCGGAGGACGAAATGTACTCCGAGCGGTTCCAGGAGGAGGTGCTCGACCTCTGCGTCGGTTGTAAGGGGTGTAAGAGCGACTGTCCGACGGGCGTCGACCTGGCGAAGCTCAAAGCCGAGACCAAGTACCAGTACCACGAGCGCGAGGGGATCGGGCTGCGAGAGCGCCTGTTCGGAAACATCGATACGCTGTCGAAGGTCGGAAGCCGGCTCGCGCCGCTCTCGAACGTCGGCCAGAAGCTCCCCGGTAGCCGCCTCGTGATGGAGACGGTCGCCGGCATCGCACCCGAGCGGGAACTGCCGTCGTTCCGGCGAGAGTCGCTCCAGGACTGGTTCGCGAACCGCGGACCGCGCGTCGATCCGGCCGACGCCGATCGGAAGGTCGTGCTGTTCCCCGACACCTACACGAACTACAGCTATCCGCGGCCCGGCAAAGCCGCCGTGCGCGTCCTTGAGTCCGCGGGCGTCCACGTCGAGATTCCGGCGGACACCGGTCCGAGCGGGCGGGCGGCGTACTCTGTGGGCATGCTCGACACCGCGGAGGAGCGCGCTCGAGCGAACGTCGAGCGGTTCGACGAGTACCTCGACGACGGATACGAGATCGTCACGATCGAACCGTCCGATGCGGTGATGTTCCAGGACGAGTACCTCGACCTCGTTCCGTCCGCGACCGCCGAGCGCGTCGCCGTTCACTCGTACGGTATCGCCGAGTACATGGACGTCCACCGGCTCGTCGAGCAGCTTCCGCTCGAGGAGACCGACGAAACGCTCGCCTACCACGGTCACTGCCATCAGAAGTCGACCGGAAAGGATCACCACGCCGTCGGCGTCCTTCGACGGGCCGGCTACGCCGTCGATCCGATAGAGTCGACCTGTTGCGGAATGGCCGGCTCGTTCGGGTACGAGGCGGAGCACTACGACCTTTCGAAGTCGATCGGCGAGCGGCTCTACGAGAAGCTCGAGCGAAGCGACGGGAACCCGGTCGCTTCCGGTGCCTCCTGTCGAAGCCAGATCGGCGACGAGTACGACGAAACGCCGCCACACCCGATCGAAAAGATCGAGGAGCGACTCCCGCGCTCGTAG
- the ddh gene encoding D-2-hydroxyacid dehydrogenase has protein sequence MVDRPDLEQLYVHESVESVIPKEAFVDAFDDLPAPAELVGDGREYGPTDAVATYVPRPEFLDAGWVHCTRAGYDEFDTDAYERAGVPLTNSSGIHGTTVSEVALNFMLSLARLGHRYRDHQNEGEWWEPPYERPFTIENERVCVVGLGTIGEAVATRCDALGMEVVGVRRSDEPVPGVDEVFTPDRLHDAIETARFVVLTVPHTPSTDGLLGDAEFELMREDAYVINVARGPVVDEDALMTALETNEIAGAGLDVFETEPLPSESPLWEFDDVIVFPHKGSATNRYHLDIAELIAENVERYRSGDLLKNRVA, from the coding sequence ATGGTCGATCGTCCCGATCTCGAGCAGCTGTACGTCCACGAATCGGTCGAGAGCGTGATTCCGAAGGAGGCATTCGTCGACGCGTTCGACGACCTCCCGGCCCCCGCCGAACTCGTCGGCGACGGTCGCGAGTACGGACCCACCGACGCGGTGGCGACCTACGTCCCGCGTCCGGAATTTCTTGACGCGGGCTGGGTCCACTGCACCCGCGCCGGCTACGACGAGTTCGACACGGACGCCTACGAACGCGCGGGCGTCCCGCTCACCAACAGTTCGGGAATTCACGGCACGACGGTCAGCGAGGTCGCCCTCAACTTCATGCTCTCGCTCGCCCGGCTCGGTCACCGCTACCGCGACCACCAGAACGAGGGTGAGTGGTGGGAACCGCCGTACGAGCGCCCCTTCACGATCGAGAACGAGCGCGTCTGCGTCGTTGGCCTAGGGACGATCGGCGAAGCGGTCGCCACCCGCTGTGACGCGCTCGGCATGGAGGTCGTCGGCGTCCGCCGCTCGGACGAACCGGTTCCCGGCGTCGACGAGGTGTTCACACCCGATCGACTCCACGACGCGATCGAGACCGCGCGGTTCGTTGTCCTCACCGTCCCGCACACGCCGAGCACCGATGGGTTGCTCGGCGACGCGGAGTTCGAACTGATGCGCGAGGACGCGTACGTGATCAACGTCGCGCGCGGTCCGGTCGTCGACGAGGACGCGCTCATGACGGCACTCGAGACGAACGAAATCGCCGGCGCGGGGCTGGACGTCTTCGAGACCGAACCGCTCCCGTCCGAGTCGCCGCTGTGGGAGTTCGACGACGTCATCGTCTTCCCGCACAAGGGATCGGCGACGAACCGGTACCACCTCGACATCGCGGAGCTGATCGCCGAAAACGTCGAGCGGTACCGATCGGGCGACCTGCTGAAAAACCGCGTCGCCTGA
- a CDS encoding isocitrate/isopropylmalate dehydrogenase family protein — MVYHVASIPGDGIGPEVVDAARPVFEDVSERFGFELALTQHDWGSERHLEDGSMMPDDGLEELEEYDAILLGAIGHPDVPDHVTLNNLLLPIRKGFDQAICKRPAILFDGVESPLEGYEGGDIDFVVYRENTEGEYANVGGQEHPGHGHEIAVQSSVFTRAGTERIVRAAFEAATEREGHLTSITKSNAQAHSMVFWDQIVEEIAEEYPEITVERLLVDAASMDFIRRPEQFDVVVASNLFGDILTDIGAIITGSMGLAPSANVNPSKEYPSMFEPVHGSAPDIVGDGVANPLATVLSGAMMVDHLSEPEASDALWGAVTDQLADPDAPRTPDLGGSSGTEDVIEDLRTRL; from the coding sequence ATGGTCTACCACGTAGCGAGTATCCCGGGTGACGGTATCGGGCCAGAGGTCGTCGACGCGGCTCGGCCGGTGTTCGAGGACGTGTCCGAACGGTTCGGGTTCGAACTCGCCCTGACGCAGCACGACTGGGGTTCAGAGCGGCACCTCGAAGACGGCTCGATGATGCCCGACGACGGACTCGAGGAACTCGAGGAATACGACGCGATCCTGCTGGGCGCGATCGGGCACCCGGACGTCCCGGATCACGTGACGCTGAACAACCTTCTGCTCCCGATCCGTAAGGGATTCGACCAGGCGATCTGTAAGCGGCCCGCGATCCTCTTCGACGGCGTCGAGAGCCCGCTCGAGGGGTACGAAGGCGGAGACATCGACTTCGTCGTCTACCGCGAAAACACCGAGGGAGAGTACGCCAACGTGGGTGGGCAGGAACACCCCGGACACGGCCACGAGATCGCGGTACAGAGTTCGGTCTTCACCCGCGCCGGAACGGAGCGCATCGTCCGCGCCGCGTTCGAAGCGGCAACCGAGCGCGAGGGGCACCTGACGAGCATTACGAAGTCGAACGCCCAGGCTCACAGCATGGTGTTCTGGGACCAGATCGTCGAGGAGATCGCAGAAGAGTACCCCGAAATCACGGTCGAGCGGTTGCTCGTTGACGCCGCGAGCATGGACTTCATTCGCCGTCCCGAGCAGTTCGACGTCGTCGTCGCGTCGAACCTCTTCGGCGACATCCTCACCGACATCGGCGCGATCATCACGGGGAGCATGGGACTCGCTCCCTCCGCGAACGTCAACCCCTCGAAGGAGTACCCGTCGATGTTCGAACCGGTTCACGGCAGCGCTCCCGACATCGTCGGCGATGGCGTCGCGAACCCGCTCGCGACGGTACTCTCTGGCGCGATGATGGTCGACCACCTCAGCGAACCCGAGGCCAGCGACGCACTCTGGGGCGCCGTTACCGACCAACTCGCCGATCCCGACGCCCCGCGGACGCCCGACCTGGGTGGCTCGAGCGGAACCGAGGACGTGATCGAAGACCTCCGGACGCGTCTCTGA
- a CDS encoding VOC family protein, translating to MELIHININVADADKTIAFYEQFGFEENWEFETPDGETVNRYIADENGVELQLSDTDGEDSFDDVSSWDHLAIGVDDVDAVFEEIDHYGVEKEPGDQPEAGARTAFVYDPDGRKVELVEPLS from the coding sequence ATGGAGCTCATCCATATCAATATCAACGTCGCCGACGCCGACAAGACGATCGCCTTCTACGAGCAGTTCGGTTTCGAGGAGAACTGGGAGTTCGAAACGCCCGACGGCGAGACCGTGAACCGGTACATCGCGGACGAGAACGGCGTCGAACTACAGCTTTCGGACACCGACGGCGAGGATTCCTTCGACGACGTCTCCTCGTGGGACCACCTCGCGATCGGCGTCGACGACGTCGACGCGGTGTTCGAGGAGATCGATCACTACGGCGTCGAGAAGGAACCGGGTGACCAGCCCGAAGCCGGCGCTCGCACGGCGTTCGTCTACGATCCCGACGGACGGAAGGTCGAACTCGTCGAACCGCTGAGCTGA